From Methanobacteriaceae archaeon, the proteins below share one genomic window:
- a CDS encoding AAA family ATPase, giving the protein MTEKTKIAVVGDVTKDWLKWDNKDSKGYPYEQTNREIYKEYDIKYQMGGAILIAKMINEVKKDHIKLIQYDESKIKNEIDMGHSKDLINSMCILERYSPSKDKYNEKNLVRIFSGFKKPEKIIKPELNYPDNESPPNVVVIHDDNKYFRDSENLWSQFQNSDWINSLFILKMSRPLVRGDLWESLKNQANLIVIIRADDLREKGLRISRSLSWERSAYDFLNEMEKIRKGEGNSHIKDISQCKNLIVRFGVDGAILYQFDGEKANYTLFFDPEVLEGALEQRYNGHYMKGLRSAFISGLIHEIQNNPSNYRDKLIEGIKKGIISSRNLLEIGFIIDETEKMNYPFPEMFKNLDEDKGKIQDVEFVDKLNWKIMEQKLKGEDEVSKAAGQYVKSKESVLLQSPIAEFGELRTVDRKEIESFHNSRNLILDYLSKKNIKEPLSIAVFGPPGSGKSFGVTQIAKTISKDIEPIEFNLSQFQSPSDLFSAFHIIQSTSLTGKTPLVFFDEFDSDLDNVPYGWLKYFLAPMNDGTFKQGEIIHPIGKCIFVFAGGRNKTFEEFDNDKDKDQVKGADFISRLRGYVDIAGIDKKTEHDYLYMIRRAMVLRSILERKAKNIFLESEANIDPSVLNALIKVPEYKHGVRSMEAIIEMSILSNMRHFERSALPASEQLKLHVDAFEFKKCLNEKFN; this is encoded by the coding sequence TTGACTGAAAAAACTAAAATTGCGGTTGTTGGTGATGTTACTAAAGATTGGTTAAAATGGGATAATAAGGATTCAAAGGGTTATCCATATGAACAAACCAATCGAGAAATCTACAAAGAATATGACATTAAGTATCAGATGGGAGGGGCCATACTTATTGCAAAAATGATTAATGAAGTTAAAAAAGATCACATTAAATTGATTCAATACGACGAATCAAAAATAAAAAACGAAATTGATATGGGTCATTCTAAAGATCTAATCAATAGTATGTGCATTCTGGAAAGGTATAGTCCTTCTAAAGATAAATATAATGAAAAAAATTTGGTAAGAATTTTTTCAGGGTTTAAAAAACCAGAGAAAATCATAAAACCTGAACTTAATTATCCCGATAACGAAAGTCCTCCCAATGTAGTAGTAATACATGATGATAATAAATATTTTAGGGATTCAGAAAATCTCTGGAGTCAATTTCAAAATTCAGATTGGATAAATAGTTTATTTATACTTAAAATGAGCCGACCTTTAGTCCGCGGCGATTTATGGGAATCTTTAAAAAATCAAGCAAATTTAATAGTCATCATCAGAGCAGATGATTTACGAGAAAAAGGTTTAAGAATAAGTAGAAGTTTATCCTGGGAACGTTCCGCATATGATTTTTTAAATGAAATGGAGAAAATTCGGAAGGGAGAAGGTAATTCACATATTAAAGATATTAGTCAATGCAAAAATTTGATTGTTCGTTTTGGAGTAGATGGTGCCATCCTATATCAATTTGATGGAGAAAAAGCAAATTATACCCTATTTTTTGATCCTGAAGTTTTAGAAGGAGCACTGGAACAAAGATATAATGGTCATTATATGAAAGGATTACGTAGTGCCTTTATTTCAGGATTAATACATGAAATTCAAAACAATCCATCAAATTATAGAGATAAATTAATTGAGGGGATTAAAAAAGGAATAATATCCAGTCGTAATCTTCTTGAAATTGGTTTTATTATAGATGAGACTGAGAAAATGAATTATCCTTTCCCAGAAATGTTTAAAAATCTTGATGAAGATAAAGGAAAAATTCAAGATGTGGAATTTGTGGATAAGTTAAACTGGAAAATTATGGAACAAAAACTAAAAGGAGAAGACGAGGTTTCTAAAGCAGCGGGCCAATATGTAAAATCTAAAGAGAGCGTTTTATTACAGTCTCCTATTGCTGAGTTTGGGGAATTGCGTACGGTTGATAGAAAAGAAATTGAAAGCTTTCATAATAGTAGAAACCTTATACTGGACTATTTATCTAAAAAGAACATTAAAGAGCCCCTTTCCATAGCAGTTTTTGGACCTCCGGGGTCTGGAAAATCATTTGGTGTTACTCAAATTGCAAAAACTATTTCTAAGGATATAGAACCTATAGAATTTAATTTGTCTCAATTTCAATCGCCCAGTGATTTGTTCAGCGCTTTCCACATCATTCAGAGTACATCACTTACAGGTAAAACACCATTAGTATTTTTTGATGAATTTGATTCTGATCTGGATAATGTTCCTTATGGTTGGTTAAAATACTTTTTAGCCCCTATGAATGATGGTACTTTTAAACAAGGAGAGATAATTCACCCTATTGGAAAATGTATTTTTGTTTTTGCCGGAGGCCGGAACAAAACCTTTGAAGAATTTGATAATGATAAAGATAAGGACCAGGTCAAAGGAGCCGATTTCATAAGTAGGTTACGAGGATATGTTGATATAGCTGGTATTGATAAAAAAACAGAACATGATTACCTTTACATGATAAGAAGGGCCATGGTATTACGATCTATTTTAGAGAGAAAAGCTAAAAACATCTTTTTAGAATCAGAAGCAAATATTGATCCTTCCGTATTAAATGCATTAATTAAAGTTCCAGAATATAAGCATGGGGTTCGATCCATGGAAGCTATAATTGAAATGAGTATACTCTCTAATATGAGACATTTTGAAAGATCAGCACTTCCAGCTTCTGAACAATTAAAATTACATGTAGATGCTTTTGAATTTAAAAAATGTCTCAATGAAAAGTTTAATTAG
- a CDS encoding prenyltransferase has translation MKDFLSFLFKVSRFRFWIYTGGTYVVGYALGFNAFNDFFNPAYYLYLFYFFIPANIFIYGVNDYWDKETDDLNPKKDEKEYRVTNSDKKNLLNVIYLVTGFSLILMLFQDIPEKIIFSLFLILSYFYSAKPLRFKEKPFLDFSSNYLYVIPGIFAYYLASGSIPSVIILIGAYLHISAMHIFSAIPDIKYDKAANITTTPVFIGEKASLILCLIFWLGLSIIVVSLAGYYLLSFLVFLYPLFPLILLLKKNIKIIDVYWYLPYVNTILGGILFTSLVVYKLFFLG, from the coding sequence ATGAAAGACTTTTTATCATTCCTTTTTAAAGTTTCACGTTTCCGATTCTGGATTTATACAGGTGGAACATATGTAGTTGGATATGCACTGGGCTTTAACGCCTTTAATGATTTTTTTAATCCAGCATACTATCTTTACCTTTTTTATTTTTTCATACCAGCCAATATATTCATTTATGGAGTTAATGATTACTGGGATAAAGAAACTGACGATTTGAACCCCAAAAAGGATGAGAAGGAATACCGTGTCACTAATTCAGATAAAAAAAACCTTTTAAATGTTATTTATTTAGTAACTGGGTTTAGTTTAATATTAATGTTATTCCAGGACATTCCTGAGAAGATAATATTCTCTTTATTTCTCATATTGTCCTACTTTTACAGTGCTAAACCACTGAGGTTTAAAGAAAAACCATTTCTTGACTTTTCTTCTAACTATTTGTATGTAATACCGGGAATATTTGCCTATTACCTGGCTTCAGGTTCTATTCCATCCGTTATTATATTAATAGGGGCTTATTTACATATATCCGCCATGCACATATTCTCGGCCATACCAGATATTAAATATGATAAAGCAGCCAACATAACCACTACACCAGTTTTTATTGGTGAAAAGGCATCACTTATTCTATGTTTAATTTTCTGGTTAGGATTATCAATAATTGTGGTATCCTTAGCAGGATATTATCTTTTAAGTTTCTTGGTATTTTTATATCCTCTGTTCCCACTTATTCTACTTCTAAAAAAGAATATAAAAATAATAGATGTTTACTGGTATCTGCCTTATGTTAACACTATTTTAGGGGGGATATTATTCACTTCCCTGGTGGTTTACAAACTATTTTTCCTGGGATGA
- the crtI gene encoding phytoene desaturase family protein: MKAIVVGSGFGGLSAAALLAKDGFEVTVLEKNEQAGGRASVYSKNGYNFDMGPSWYLMPDVFEKFFAEFDKKPEDFFELDRLDPSYKMFFGSEKVVDVASDIEKNYELFESFEEGGAEKLKKYLETSKEIYDFSIDEMLYRDYNSILDFINGRLMLKGYKLKIWENLQHYVNNRFESDEARKILQYSIGFLGGSPENTPSFYHIMSHIDLTMGVFYPQGGMRKIVSSIKELAESYGVEFKFNESVEKIEVEDKQVKSVITSKGIYEPDIVLVNADYAFSEIELLEAENQTYDEHYWDKKVMAPSALVAYLGVDYVVDKLTHHNLFLDKDWEAGFETLFNREKAGWPENPSYYVNVPSRTDKSAAPEGSDTLFILVPLAPGIEDTPALRDKLYNKIMDDLEAKIGENIRDHIVVKRIFALNDYKDRYNAYKGTALGLSHTLRQTALWRPTHMSKKVDNLYYSGHYTHPGIGVPMVLISSQIVANEIKDRHG, translated from the coding sequence ATGAAAGCAATAGTAGTTGGATCCGGTTTTGGGGGACTTTCAGCAGCAGCCCTTCTTGCAAAAGATGGTTTTGAAGTTACTGTTCTGGAAAAAAATGAGCAAGCTGGAGGCAGAGCCAGTGTTTATAGTAAGAATGGTTATAATTTTGATATGGGGCCTTCGTGGTATTTAATGCCTGATGTTTTTGAAAAGTTCTTTGCGGAATTTGATAAAAAACCCGAGGACTTTTTTGAACTTGATCGCTTGGATCCATCTTATAAGATGTTTTTTGGGAGCGAAAAAGTTGTAGATGTGGCATCAGACATTGAAAAGAACTATGAACTTTTTGAAAGCTTTGAAGAGGGTGGAGCTGAAAAATTAAAAAAATATCTGGAAACATCTAAAGAAATTTATGATTTTTCCATTGACGAAATGCTTTACCGGGATTACAACTCAATTCTGGACTTTATTAATGGACGTTTAATGCTTAAAGGCTATAAACTTAAAATATGGGAGAACCTTCAACACTATGTAAATAACCGTTTTGAAAGTGATGAGGCCCGTAAAATTCTCCAATATTCCATAGGATTTTTAGGTGGATCTCCTGAAAATACGCCTTCATTTTATCACATCATGTCTCACATAGACCTTACCATGGGCGTATTTTACCCTCAGGGCGGTATGAGAAAGATTGTAAGTTCGATTAAAGAGCTTGCTGAATCTTATGGTGTTGAATTTAAATTTAATGAATCAGTTGAAAAGATTGAAGTTGAAGATAAGCAAGTTAAAAGTGTAATAACCAGTAAAGGCATTTATGAACCAGATATTGTATTGGTAAATGCAGATTATGCATTTTCAGAAATAGAACTTCTAGAAGCTGAAAATCAAACTTATGATGAACATTACTGGGATAAAAAAGTAATGGCTCCTTCTGCTTTAGTGGCCTATTTGGGAGTTGATTATGTAGTCGATAAATTAACTCACCACAACTTATTCCTGGATAAAGATTGGGAAGCTGGCTTTGAAACACTCTTCAATCGTGAAAAAGCAGGATGGCCCGAAAATCCATCATATTATGTGAATGTACCATCCCGGACAGACAAATCTGCTGCTCCTGAAGGTTCAGATACACTATTTATTCTGGTACCACTGGCTCCAGGAATTGAAGATACTCCCGCACTTCGAGATAAGTTATACAATAAGATTATGGATGATCTGGAAGCAAAAATCGGAGAAAACATCAGGGATCATATTGTGGTCAAAAGAATATTTGCTTTAAATGATTATAAAGATAGATATAATGCCTACAAAGGCACTGCTTTAGGTCTTTCACATACATTAAGGCAAACTGCTCTTTGGAGGCCTACTCACATGAGTAAAAAGGTTGATAACCTTTATTACTCGGGCCATTACACTCACCCTGGTATTGGAGTACCTATGGTCTTAATATCATCTCAGATAGTGGCAAACGAAATTAAAGATAGGCACGGTTGA
- a CDS encoding carboxymuconolactone decarboxylase family protein: protein MQEKKPRPYRFTESVSEELDVAFKNLAAEIMKDGALSSKDKSLIALACAVAIKCEQCVNAHKENALLAGASIDEIKEAAAVAGQVRLGSGFTFASFVLDE from the coding sequence ATGCAAGAAAAAAAACCTAGGCCTTACCGTTTTACAGAATCAGTTAGTGAAGAATTAGATGTCGCATTTAAAAACTTAGCAGCAGAAATAATGAAGGACGGTGCCCTATCATCCAAAGATAAATCACTTATAGCCTTAGCATGTGCGGTGGCCATAAAATGTGAACAATGTGTAAATGCCCACAAAGAAAATGCTCTTTTGGCAGGGGCCAGTATAGATGAAATTAAAGAAGCCGCTGCCGTGGCGGGCCAGGTACGATTGGGATCTGGATTCACATTTGCATCATTTGTACTTGATGAATGA
- a CDS encoding SprT family zinc-dependent metalloprotease, producing the protein MIKMKCGDIYFNLQREKRETMNISVEPSGAINVLAPQEITINELNQFIDNKKHIIYKSMPKLKPESNVKREIKNGQVFLYLGKSYKLNIKKNLKQPLSLRQGRFHLDRDYQDQAREYFIKFYKDKAQQHIQQRIDYFQARLGVSPDPIRIMGLDNHWSSTSDKHLNFNWRLIMAPMIIIDYVIVHELAHLIEIKHNERFWEIVESVMHDYQSRKDWLRTNGSDLDL; encoded by the coding sequence ATGATTAAAATGAAATGTGGGGATATTTATTTCAATCTTCAAAGAGAAAAAAGAGAGACTATGAACATTTCTGTGGAACCCAGTGGAGCAATTAATGTCCTGGCGCCTCAAGAAATTACCATTAACGAATTAAACCAGTTTATTGATAATAAAAAGCATATAATTTATAAATCTATGCCAAAATTGAAACCTGAATCTAATGTTAAAAGGGAAATAAAAAATGGCCAAGTATTTTTGTATTTAGGAAAATCCTATAAATTAAATATTAAAAAAAATCTAAAACAACCCCTCTCTCTCAGACAAGGTCGTTTTCATCTGGATAGAGATTATCAGGACCAAGCCAGAGAATATTTCATTAAATTCTATAAAGATAAAGCCCAGCAACATATCCAACAGAGAATAGATTACTTCCAGGCCCGATTAGGAGTTTCACCAGATCCTATAAGGATTATGGGACTGGATAATCACTGGAGTTCCACTTCAGATAAACACTTGAATTTTAATTGGAGATTAATTATGGCTCCCATGATTATAATTGATTATGTGATAGTACATGAGCTAGCCCATTTAATAGAAATTAAACACAACGAACGCTTTTGGGAAATTGTGGAATCTGTTATGCATGACTATCAATCAAGAAAAGATTGGTTGAGAACTAATGGGTCTGATTTGGATTTATAA
- the budA gene encoding acetolactate decarboxylase, whose amino-acid sequence MSHTLLIFIGLIMFSLAGMNSYLVTPMLQEDQDTLYQVSTIQNLSAGGYDGYLTLSQLKKQGDFGIGTFNKLDGEMIVLNNTVYQVKSNGTIVNPSDYEKIPFVMLTYFDAYNTTIVNSSNGSDLENSLNKTFPQSNIFYAIKIEGNFSHIKARSVPEQNPPYKNLSEVIKNQTVFEFNNTNGTIVGFWCPNNMGGINNPGFHFHFISQNKTEGGHVLEFAVDNATMQVDDTPKFYMNIPMNGF is encoded by the coding sequence ATGTCACACACGCTTCTCATTTTCATCGGATTAATAATGTTTTCACTGGCAGGGATGAACTCTTATTTGGTTACACCTATGCTCCAGGAGGATCAAGACACTTTGTATCAGGTTTCAACTATCCAGAACCTGTCTGCCGGAGGTTACGATGGTTACCTGACCCTGAGCCAACTTAAAAAACAGGGCGATTTTGGTATCGGGACTTTCAATAAACTTGATGGGGAAATGATAGTATTAAATAATACTGTATACCAGGTTAAATCTAATGGAACTATTGTAAATCCATCTGATTATGAAAAAATACCTTTTGTCATGTTGACTTACTTTGATGCATATAATACAACAATTGTAAATAGTTCGAATGGTAGTGACCTGGAAAATTCTTTAAATAAAACTTTTCCACAATCCAACATCTTCTATGCCATTAAAATAGAGGGAAATTTCAGCCATATAAAGGCCAGAAGCGTACCTGAACAGAATCCGCCCTATAAAAACCTATCAGAAGTTATAAAAAACCAGACCGTCTTTGAGTTTAATAATACAAATGGGACCATTGTAGGATTCTGGTGTCCCAATAATATGGGTGGTATAAATAATCCTGGTTTCCATTTCCATTTTATCTCCCAGAATAAAACCGAGGGTGGACACGTCCTGGAGTTCGCTGTAGATAATGCCACCATGCAGGTGGATGATACGCCTAAATTTTACATGAATATTCCTATGAATGGTTTTTAA
- a CDS encoding NAD-dependent epimerase/dehydratase family protein gives MKSVYWEGKNVLITGAGGFIGSHLARKLIDLGSFVRAVDIKWDGYLEEPYYCEKLTLDLREKDNCIQAVKDMDYVFNLAANMGGIGFISEIGADVLHDNVLINTHMLQAAHENNINRLFFSSSACIYPTYKQNNPNDVSLKEEDAYPADPDDFYGWEKLYTEKMCEAYNRDYGLDVRVGRFHNIYGPEGTYQGGREKSPAALCRKVALASDPGEIEIWGDGHQSRSYCFIDDCVDAILKLMESDHIEPINIGTDFLVTINKLADIIISISGKDIEKKYDLSAPQGVRGRNADLTLAKKILKWEPKTSLEDGLKETYFWIGNQLKNDFK, from the coding sequence ATGAAATCTGTATATTGGGAAGGAAAAAATGTACTAATTACTGGTGCCGGGGGCTTTATTGGTAGTCATCTGGCAAGAAAACTAATTGATCTTGGAAGCTTTGTTCGTGCAGTTGATATTAAATGGGATGGATATCTGGAAGAACCCTACTACTGCGAGAAATTGACTCTTGATTTAAGAGAAAAAGACAATTGTATACAAGCTGTTAAAGATATGGATTATGTATTTAATTTAGCAGCTAATATGGGTGGGATCGGTTTTATTTCGGAAATTGGTGCTGATGTCCTGCATGATAATGTTTTAATTAATACCCATATGTTACAAGCCGCCCATGAAAATAATATTAATCGTTTATTTTTCTCCTCATCGGCCTGTATCTATCCAACATATAAACAAAATAATCCAAATGATGTGAGTTTAAAAGAGGAAGACGCATATCCTGCAGATCCTGATGATTTTTATGGATGGGAAAAATTATACACCGAAAAGATGTGCGAAGCCTATAACCGGGATTATGGTTTAGACGTGCGAGTGGGAAGATTTCATAATATTTATGGTCCAGAAGGAACTTACCAGGGCGGTAGAGAGAAATCTCCGGCTGCTTTATGTCGAAAAGTGGCTTTAGCCTCTGACCCGGGTGAAATTGAAATATGGGGTGACGGACACCAGAGCAGATCCTATTGTTTTATTGATGATTGTGTGGATGCAATATTGAAATTAATGGAATCTGATCACATTGAACCAATAAATATTGGTACTGATTTTCTGGTTACCATAAATAAACTTGCAGATATAATCATTTCTATTTCAGGTAAGGATATTGAGAAAAAATATGATCTTAGTGCTCCTCAGGGAGTTCGAGGTCGAAATGCTGATTTAACATTGGCTAAAAAAATTCTTAAATGGGAACCAAAAACCAGCCTGGAAGATGGATTAAAAGAAACTTATTTCTGGATTGGTAATCAATTAAAGAATGATTTTAAATAA
- a CDS encoding PEP/pyruvate-binding domain-containing protein produces MIDSNHSEYLLKGNLIVLYSTYFKISTEIILINNGNDNMSDIQHYVLDLREKELPIEKIGGKALNLGKMSEAGFNIPPACIVSVDAYDFFIKKELEGKISKILDSIDFKDENSISSGCSSIRSIIKSEELPTNLFLEINNSIKNLPEGYYAVRSSAVAEDLADASFAGQLDSFLNVKKEDILANIVDCWASYWTDRAVKYRHDSSIGHLDSEMTAAGIAVLVQKMVNADISGVTFTANPVNGRNDIVIESSWGLGEAIASGIVTPDIFVLGRDGNIIEKNIKTKKKGYFLEDGSNTLIDISVEKREKSSLNEKILEKLLKSALELEKFFNLPQDIEWALECNKTENPDIYILQSRPVTTLTDTSEKDDILWSRAYGDEYWADATTPLFYDVMGKMLTDYVNHEGACIMGYKEITDTKLLKLHKSRVYFNSWVLEKAFSYYPKFARSKELLNYFPLEDQERISQYPSSLHKTLLSQILVAIRDPDGMMHKTDKAYRKWAKGFMKKCKKFDKTDLTLLNNLELAAFYNDIETSGIKHYQLIRYGMVSHSIATNLMVKNWLVKWLDDKNGTLYAGLISGLDDNKTVEMNIRFSDLAKILRKNPDLLTKINSIDDLSTLSERELENLISFNSKFKKEFNSFIKRYGHRSNTREILYPRWREDKAYVLEVIKLLSSSDLDLRKKESESRHYRFKTEKKVFKKIKKQKGGFIKARLFGVVLNLAQTYLTFRENQRFYLDHLLFRQRLILREMGRRLMARNIIDEIDDVFFLFEVELFSFFKETPSEKEYNDILPDLRDKILKRKKEFYRYKSSLPPKFLKNGIEFDDTVMEYGQNAIYGAAASPGTFQGIARVVESIEELSKLEDNEILITSNTDPAWTAVFSKIGGLITETGGILSHGAVISREYRIPAVTAVKGATKIFKTGENLVIDGNEGVVYKKE; encoded by the coding sequence GTGATAGATTCAAATCATAGCGAGTATCTATTAAAAGGAAATCTTATTGTTTTATATTCTACTTATTTTAAAATAAGTACAGAAATTATACTGATTAATAATGGCAATGATAACATGTCCGATATACAGCATTATGTGCTAGATCTTAGAGAAAAAGAACTTCCTATTGAAAAAATTGGAGGCAAGGCCCTTAATTTGGGAAAAATGTCAGAAGCAGGTTTTAATATTCCCCCAGCATGCATTGTCTCGGTTGATGCCTATGATTTTTTTATTAAAAAGGAATTAGAAGGTAAAATATCTAAAATACTTGATTCTATTGATTTTAAAGATGAAAATTCTATCTCTTCTGGATGTTCTTCCATTAGAAGCATAATAAAATCAGAAGAACTACCAACAAACCTTTTTTTAGAAATTAACAATAGCATAAAAAATCTCCCGGAAGGATATTATGCCGTGAGATCATCGGCCGTGGCTGAAGATCTGGCCGATGCCAGTTTTGCCGGGCAACTGGACAGTTTTTTGAATGTGAAAAAGGAAGATATTCTAGCGAATATCGTTGATTGTTGGGCCTCTTACTGGACTGATCGTGCGGTAAAATACCGACACGATTCTTCCATTGGACACTTAGACAGTGAAATGACAGCGGCTGGAATAGCTGTATTGGTACAAAAAATGGTCAATGCAGATATCAGTGGAGTAACTTTCACCGCCAATCCAGTAAATGGTAGGAATGATATTGTTATTGAATCTTCCTGGGGCCTGGGTGAAGCTATTGCATCCGGAATAGTAACCCCTGATATTTTTGTTTTAGGAAGAGATGGAAATATCATTGAAAAAAATATTAAAACAAAAAAGAAGGGATATTTCCTTGAAGATGGGAGCAATACTTTAATTGATATAAGTGTGGAAAAAAGGGAAAAATCAAGCCTCAATGAAAAAATTCTGGAAAAATTACTAAAATCTGCTTTGGAGCTGGAAAAATTCTTTAATCTTCCCCAGGATATTGAATGGGCTTTGGAATGTAACAAAACAGAAAACCCAGATATCTATATCCTCCAATCACGACCAGTAACCACCCTCACTGATACCTCTGAAAAAGATGATATCTTATGGAGCCGGGCCTATGGGGACGAGTACTGGGCCGATGCCACCACTCCTCTCTTTTACGATGTCATGGGTAAAATGCTCACTGATTACGTTAACCATGAAGGGGCCTGCATAATGGGCTATAAAGAAATAACAGACACTAAACTATTAAAGCTTCACAAATCAAGGGTTTATTTTAATAGCTGGGTTTTAGAAAAAGCATTCTCCTATTATCCTAAATTTGCCAGATCTAAAGAGTTATTAAATTATTTCCCCTTAGAAGACCAGGAAAGAATTTCCCAGTATCCATCCAGTTTACATAAAACATTACTCTCCCAGATTTTAGTGGCTATCCGGGACCCGGACGGTATGATGCATAAAACTGATAAGGCCTATCGAAAATGGGCTAAAGGTTTCATGAAAAAATGTAAAAAATTTGATAAAACAGATTTAACTCTGCTAAATAACTTAGAACTGGCAGCTTTTTATAATGATATTGAAACTTCAGGAATTAAACACTATCAACTCATACGATACGGTATGGTCTCCCATTCCATAGCCACTAACTTAATGGTTAAAAACTGGTTGGTAAAATGGTTGGATGATAAGAATGGTACTCTATATGCTGGCTTAATCTCTGGTTTAGACGATAATAAAACGGTGGAAATGAATATTAGATTCTCGGATTTGGCCAAAATTTTAAGAAAAAACCCGGATTTATTAACCAAAATAAATTCCATTGATGATTTAAGCACGCTAAGTGAAAGAGAACTTGAAAATCTTATCTCTTTTAATTCAAAATTCAAAAAAGAATTTAATTCATTTATAAAAAGATATGGGCACCGTTCCAATACTAGAGAAATACTTTATCCTCGTTGGAGGGAAGATAAGGCTTACGTATTAGAAGTTATTAAGTTACTTTCATCTTCTGATTTAGATTTAAGAAAAAAGGAATCAGAAAGTCGTCACTATAGATTTAAAACCGAAAAAAAGGTCTTCAAGAAAATAAAAAAACAAAAAGGTGGGTTCATCAAGGCCAGGCTATTTGGGGTGGTGCTTAATCTTGCCCAGACCTACTTAACTTTCCGGGAAAATCAGAGATTCTACCTCGATCACCTGCTTTTCCGTCAGAGATTGATCCTGAGAGAAATGGGAAGGAGATTGATGGCTAGGAATATTATTGATGAAATAGATGATGTTTTCTTCCTTTTTGAAGTAGAATTATTCTCATTTTTCAAAGAAACTCCATCAGAAAAAGAATACAATGATATTCTTCCTGATTTAAGAGATAAAATTCTAAAAAGGAAAAAGGAATTCTACCGCTATAAATCGTCACTCCCACCTAAATTCTTAAAAAATGGGATAGAATTTGACGATACAGTAATGGAATATGGTCAGAATGCTATTTATGGAGCTGCTGCCAGTCCTGGAACATTCCAGGGCATAGCAAGAGTAGTGGAATCCATTGAAGAATTGTCAAAACTGGAAGATAATGAAATTCTTATAACCAGTAACACCGATCCGGCCTGGACTGCTGTATTTTCCAAGATAGGTGGCCTTATCACGGAAACTGGAGGAATATTATCCCACGGTGCGGTTATTTCACGTGAATATAGGATACCTGCTGTAACTGCGGTTAAAGGAGCTACTAAAATTTTCAAAACAGGTGAAAACTTAGTTATTGATGGTAATGAAGGTGTGGTCTATAAAAAAGAATAA
- a CDS encoding phytoene/squalene synthase family protein, with translation MKINKTIYSIFKKGSKTYFYSTIFFPKKVKRDVFTLYSFLRKADDYVDSIPQDSDGFYAFKDRYHDSKSGSVTGDVVIDSFKELSIRKNFEDKWVDAFLNSMEMDIYKSTYQNLEELETYLYGSSEVVGLFMAKIMDLPQESFQAARHLGKAMQYINFIRDISEDIELGRVYFPQDDLESFGLENLEEKNTRVNEVNFKGFIKKQLETYKIWQKEAEKGFALIPYRYLISIKTASDMYNWTAREIENDPFVVYRRKVKPSASKVVFNVFSNSLGLSIR, from the coding sequence ATGAAAATAAATAAAACTATTTACTCCATATTCAAAAAAGGGAGTAAAACATATTTTTATAGCACCATATTCTTCCCAAAAAAGGTTAAGAGGGATGTATTCACACTTTATAGTTTTTTAAGAAAGGCAGATGATTATGTTGATTCCATCCCTCAAGATTCAGATGGATTTTATGCATTTAAAGATCGATACCACGATTCAAAAAGTGGTTCGGTAACTGGAGATGTGGTTATAGATTCATTTAAAGAACTTTCAATACGTAAGAACTTTGAAGACAAATGGGTAGATGCATTCCTAAATTCTATGGAAATGGATATTTATAAATCCACTTATCAGAATCTAGAAGAACTGGAGACCTATCTTTATGGTTCCTCTGAGGTAGTAGGCCTATTTATGGCTAAAATCATGGATCTTCCCCAAGAATCTTTCCAAGCTGCCAGACACCTGGGAAAGGCCATGCAGTACATAAATTTTATAAGGGACATATCAGAGGACATAGAACTGGGTCGGGTTTACTTTCCTCAAGACGATCTAGAATCCTTTGGATTGGAAAACCTGGAAGAGAAAAATACTAGGGTAAATGAGGTAAATTTTAAGGGATTTATTAAAAAGCAACTTGAAACTTATAAAATTTGGCAGAAGGAGGCCGAAAAAGGGTTTGCCCTTATTCCTTATAGGTACTTAATATCTATAAAAACAGCATCAGATATGTACAACTGGACTGCTCGCGAGATAGAAAATGATCCATTTGTAGTTTATAGACGGAAGGTGAAACCATCGGCATCTAAAGTTGTTTTCAATGTATTTTCCAACTCCCTGGGACTCAGTATAAGATAA